The following coding sequences lie in one Salvelinus fontinalis isolate EN_2023a chromosome 21, ASM2944872v1, whole genome shotgun sequence genomic window:
- the ndr1 gene encoding nodal-related 1, with translation MEGLTLSIFSVLLVDLCSVVGAENIPGNREAFFHRSSGGHRDHVHHSSRFPLYMMQLYRTLLEGDTSCAPPSVSAAPAKSEDISRLHDSDSVLSLVAKSCHQSGGRWSVTFDASSISASDNIKRSELRIRLPTFSASEHVTVDLYHSQSGRCSSPPCPESLFLGCLRAEPSSLTATSNWRVFNVTTLFRYYWLHQGGSAPGHEEGRAEREKGLESVLHPTADRVMMVVFSKHQTKKRAPTLIRTAEHSKYVTLDRERAGAGPTVSVEGGKGARRRKRHRLHQRAGVAGVAPGVAHTEERKGPLCKKVDMWVDFDQIGWSEWILYPKRYNAYRCEGSCPTPVDETFTPTNHAYMQSLLKLHRSDRVLCPSCVPTHLAPLSMLYYENSEVLMQHFEGMVVDECGCH, from the exons ATGGAAGGACTCACCCTGTCTATCTTTTCTGTGCTTCTGGTGGATTTGTGCTCGGTGGTTGGAGCGGAAAATATCCCTGGGAACCGTGAGGCTTTCTTCCACAGAAGTAGTGGAGGTCACAGGGACCATGTTCATCACTCCAGCAGGTTCCCACTCTACATGATGCAGCTCTACCGGACTCTGCTGGAGGGAGACACATCCTGTGCGCCGCCATCTGTCAGCGCCGCCCCGGCCAAGAGTGAGGACATCTCCCGTCTTCACGATTCTGACTCTGTACTCAGTCTGGTAGCCAAAA GTTGTCACCAGAGCGGTGGGAGGTGGTCTGTCACCTTTGATGCGTCCTCCATCTCTGCAAGTGACAACATCAAGCGCTCTGAGCTGCGGATCCGCCTGCCTACCTTCTCTGCCTCTGAGCATGTTACTGTGGACTTGTACCACTCCCAGAGTGGCCGCTGCTCCAGCCCGCCATGCCCAGAGAGCCTCTTCCTGGGATGCCTGAGGGCAGAGCCCAGCTCCCTGACCGCCACATCCAACTGGAGGGTGTTCAACGTCACCACCCTGTTCCGCTACTACTGGCTGCACCAGGGAGGCTCCGCACCTGGCCATGAAGAgggaagggcagagagagagaagggtctgGAGAGCGTCCTGCACCCCACAGCCGACCGGGTCATGATGGTGGTCTTCTCCAAGCATCAGACAAAGAAGAGGGCCCCCACCCTCATCCGCACCGCTGAACATTCCAAGTATGTCACTCTGGACCGGGAGCGAGCTGGAGCTGGCCCCACTGTCAGCgtagagggaggaaagggagccCGGCGCAGGAAGAGGCACAGGCTTCACCAGAGAGCAGGAGTGGCTGGGGTGGCCCCTGGCGTGGCCCACACCGAGGAGAGGAAGGGCCCGCTGTGCAAGAAGGTAGACATGTGGGTGGACTTTGACCAGATAGGCTGGAGTGAGTGGATTCTTTACCCCAAGCGCTATAACGCCTACCGCTGTGAGGGCAGCTGCCCTACCCCAGTGGACGAGACATTCACCCCCACCAACCATGCTTACATGCAG AGTCTACTGAAGCTTCACCGCTCAGACCGGGTCCTGTGCCCATCCTGTGTGCCCACCCACCTGGCCCCTCTGTCCATGTTGTATTACGAAAACAGCGAGGTGCTGATGCAGCACTTTGAGGGCATGGTGGTGGACGAGTGTGGCTGCCACTGA